The Syntrophobotulus glycolicus DSM 8271 DNA window GCTTCCTCTGGCAATCCTTTTTTTGCGGGAATCTTTAATCACTGCCGGTCTGGTGCGTTCTTCCACTGTCATTGACTGAATCATCGCTTCAACTCTGGCAAACTCTTTATCATCGATCTGCACATCTTTAAGCTGTTTGCCGATTCCCGGAATCATTTCCAAAACCGAGGAAAGTGATCCCATCTTACGCAGTTGATTGATCTGATCCAGAAAATCATCAAGAGTCAATTCCTGCTTGCGGATCTTTTCTTCCAGCTCTTTGGCTTTTTTGTCGTCAAAGGCATTCTGAGCCTTTTCGATTAGGGTCAACACATCTCCCATGCCCAGAATTCTTGACACCATCCGGTCCGGATAAAAAACTTCCAAAGCATCCATCTTTTCTCCGACCCCGGCATATTTAATCGGGCAACCGGTAACAGACCTGACGGAGATCGCGGCCCCGCCGCGTGTGTCCCCGTCGAGCTTGGACAAGATTACCCCGCTCAGGGCCAGCTTGCTGTTAAATGTTTCAGCAACATTTACCGCATCCTGACCGGTCATGGCATCAACAACAAGCAAAATCTCATGGGGTTGGACAACAGCTTTAATGTCCTCCAGCTCCCCCATCAGCTCTTCATTGATATGGAGACGGCCCGCCGTATCAATAATAACCGTGTCATGCCCGTTCTTTCCGGCATAATCCAGGCTTTCCCCTGCTATCTTAACCGGGTTTTCCTGTCCAAGAGAAAAAACAGGTACTTTAATTTGCTCCCCTAAAACCTGGAGCTGTTTAATCGCTGCCGGTCTGTAAATATCACAGGCGACCAAAAGCGGGTGTTTACCCTGCTTTTTCAGCATATTGGCCAACTTGGCCCCATGGGTCGTCTTCCCCGCTCCCTGCAGCCCCACCAGCATAACCACAGTGGGAGGTTTAGAGGATATGGCCAGCTTGCTCTCCGACCCGCCCATCATTGCGACCATTTCTTCATTGACAATCTTAATCACATGCTGGCCCGGTGTGAGAGATTCCAGGACTTCCTGACCTACCGCACGCTCTTTGATTTTGGCAATAAGATCCTTGACTACCTTGAAGTTCACATCAGCTTCCAGCAAGGCTACCCTCACTTCGCGCATTGCTTCATTCACATCGGCTTCAGTCAGTTTGCCTTTACCTTTTAATCTTTTAAATGTTGCCTGCAGTTTTTCACTTAGCCCTTCAAACATGGCCATCCGTGTCAACCCTCTTCTCTTGACAATTCATTATCTCATTGATCTTTGCCTTACCCATTATTTCAAGGTATCACTGATCATCTGTTTTATTTCAAATCCAATATCCTGTTTTTTCATCCATCCTTCTTCCGAACAAAAAGACTCCCGCTCCAGACTCTGCAAAAGAGCCTCTATTCTGGCAAGCTTTTCCCTCTCCATTTCAAATTTTTGAACAAGAAGAAGCTTGCTTTCATAATCATTGAGGATCTTTTCCGTTCTTTTCAGAAGGTCATGCACCGCCTGCCGGCTGATTTCTTCTCCCTCGGCAATCTCCGCCAGAGAATAATCCAGATTATAATATAGATCCCATATTCTGCTCTGCTTTTCAGTAAGCAGAGGCCCGTAAAAATCAAATAAGAACGCCCTTCTGGCCAGATCCTTCATGATTAGACGCAACCTCTCGGGAAAAAGTTTAATTTTCGATCAGTCGTACCTGTAAAGCAGTTTTCCTTTACACTTTGGTATTTTATAATGAGGGAAAACATTTGTCAAGTGCCTTCCCTCTGTCCGTATTTTATCCTACAGCTTCTGCGATTCTTTTTGCTCTATTCTCCGTTTCGGTACAGACCTCTTTTTGATCAATCTTGAAAAGCTGCCTGTCTGCCATCAGTAAACACCCGTCAACCATTACGGTACGAACATCATTGCCTTTGGCACAGTATACGAGATGAGATACCACCGAGAATCGGGGATAAAAATGGGGCTGGTCAAAATCAACGCTGATCAGATCCGCCTTATACCCCGGTTTCAGCATCCCCACCTTATCCAAGCCTAAAGCCTTTGCCCCGTCAACTGTAGCCATTTTTAATACAGTATAAGCGGGTAAAGCTTCGGGACCGGATACCAGTTTTTGCAGAAAGGATGCTGTGCGTATTTCGGAGAACATGTCCAAGTCATTATTGCTGGAAGTCCCATCAGTCCCGATACCGACAAGAATTCCCCTGTCCAGCAGAGCTTTGACCGGGGCAGCCCCGCTATTCAGCTTCATATTGCTTTCCGGATTATGGGCAACAGCGACATCGTTTTTCCTCAGAATATCCATCTCCTCTTCGTCAAGATGGACACAATGAGCGGCAAGCACCGGCCCACCGAAGAAATCCAACTGTTCCAGCCACTTTGCGGGGGATAATCCATACTTCTCTTTGATTGTTTCGACTTCAGTCAACGTTTCTGCCAGGTGAATATGTATTCCTGTCCCAAGTCTGTCTGCTTCCTTTTTAACCGTCCGCAAAACATCTCCCGGACATGTATAGGGGGCATGCGGTCCAAAATAAACTTTAATCCGTCCTGCTCCTGCCCCATGATATTTCTCAAATAATTCAATATTGTTTTTCAGAGAACGAAGACCGGTCTCCTTCTCCAAAGCGACGATACCTCTGGCCAATACCGCTCTGATTCCCGTGTCGATTACGGCCCGGGCTACATCTTCCATAAAAAAATACATATCGGCCATCGCTGTCGTACCTGATTTGATCATTTCGGCAAAGGCCAGTTTACTGCCCCAATAGACATCTTCCCCTTGCAGCTTTTCTTCAAACGGCCAGACTTTCTTTTCCAGCCAGGGCATCAAGGGCATATCGTCGGCATATCCGCGCAGCATCGTCATCGCCGCATGAGTGTGGGTATTGAT harbors:
- the ffh gene encoding signal recognition particle protein; its protein translation is MFEGLSEKLQATFKRLKGKGKLTEADVNEAMREVRVALLEADVNFKVVKDLIAKIKERAVGQEVLESLTPGQHVIKIVNEEMVAMMGGSESKLAISSKPPTVVMLVGLQGAGKTTHGAKLANMLKKQGKHPLLVACDIYRPAAIKQLQVLGEQIKVPVFSLGQENPVKIAGESLDYAGKNGHDTVIIDTAGRLHINEELMGELEDIKAVVQPHEILLVVDAMTGQDAVNVAETFNSKLALSGVILSKLDGDTRGGAAISVRSVTGCPIKYAGVGEKMDALEVFYPDRMVSRILGMGDVLTLIEKAQNAFDDKKAKELEEKIRKQELTLDDFLDQINQLRKMGSLSSVLEMIPGIGKQLKDVQIDDKEFARVEAMIQSMTVEERTRPAVIKDSRKKRIARGSGTSVQDVGKLIKQYEQTKKMMKQMSGLPGMGGPPKSGKNKKGKKAAGKKLPFKLPFPF
- the ylxM gene encoding YlxM family DNA-binding protein is translated as MKDLARRAFLFDFYGPLLTEKQSRIWDLYYNLDYSLAEIAEGEEISRQAVHDLLKRTEKILNDYESKLLLVQKFEMEREKLARIEALLQSLERESFCSEEGWMKKQDIGFEIKQMISDTLK
- a CDS encoding amidohydrolase, encoding MAKYLIRGMVLPMTGEHDFYPQGEIAVENDFIISVGPRGSKPDGFEPDQILDLQNDVIMPGLINTHTHAAMTMLRGYADDMPLMPWLEKKVWPFEEKLQGEDVYWGSKLAFAEMIKSGTTAMADMYFFMEDVARAVIDTGIRAVLARGIVALEKETGLRSLKNNIELFEKYHGAGAGRIKVYFGPHAPYTCPGDVLRTVKKEADRLGTGIHIHLAETLTEVETIKEKYGLSPAKWLEQLDFFGGPVLAAHCVHLDEEEMDILRKNDVAVAHNPESNMKLNSGAAPVKALLDRGILVGIGTDGTSSNNDLDMFSEIRTASFLQKLVSGPEALPAYTVLKMATVDGAKALGLDKVGMLKPGYKADLISVDFDQPHFYPRFSVVSHLVYCAKGNDVRTVMVDGCLLMADRQLFKIDQKEVCTETENRAKRIAEAVG